The Halarcobacter mediterraneus genomic interval ATTTTTATTCTTTTATTATTTCTTTTATAAGCAATTCTATTCTTCCTATTTTAGCTTTTGGTGTATATTTTTATTTTCAAAAAGAAATAAATTTTATTACTTTATTGTTTTTTTTAATTCTTGGTGTCGCTTATTTAAAACCAGTTTTAGCAATTTCAACTTTAGCAAATAGTATATTTATAACTTATGAAGCTGTAAATGAAATAGATAATATTTTAGAAGAAGAGGAAAAATTAAAAGATACAGAAAAAAAAGAAGATTTTGAAAATTATAATATAGAGTATGAAAATGTAAGTTTTGCTTATGGTGAAAAAAAAGTTTTAGAAAATATTAATTTAAAACTTAATCAAGGAGAAATAACTGCTTTTGTTGGCTTAAGTGGAGCAGGCAAAAGTACTTGTGCAGAGCTTTTGGCAAGGTTTTACGAGCTTAAAGAAGGTTCTATAAAAATAGGAAATACAGATATTAAAGAAGTATCTTACTCTTTTTTAATGAATAAGATTTCTTTTGTTTTCCAAGATAATTTTATGTTCAGTGATACTATTTTTGAAAATATTGCAATGGGTAAAGAATTCTCTTTAGAAGAAGTAATAAAAGCAGCAAAACTTGCTCAAGCTCATGGGTTTATTAGCAAATTAAAAGATGGTTATGAAACTATTTATTCTAAAAGTATTGCATTAAGTGGAGGACAAATTCAAAGAATACAATTGGCAAGAGTTTTTCTTAAAGATTCACCAATAATTATTCTTGATGAAGCAACTTCTTTTTTTGATGCTAAAAATGAATATAAAATACAAAAAGCATTAACAGAACTTGTTAAAAACAAAACAGTACTTTTAATTGCACATAAACTTTCTAGTATACAAAATGTTCATAAGATAGTAGTTTTTAATGAGACCAAAGTAGAAAGTATAGGAACACATGAAGATTTAATAAAAAATTCTAATATTTATAAACTTATGTGGGAAAGTTACATAAAAACAAAAAATTTTGGTTTAAAAGGAGAGTATTAAATGAATTTTATAAAAAATATACTATTTGTAATAGGGGATTTAAAAAAAGAGTTTTTTAAAGTACTTTCTTTTCATTTAATACACTCTTTTCTTATTTCTTCATCAAGTGGAATTTTAGTTGCTGTTTTATGGGAACTTTTAAAACCAACACCTGATAAAAAGTTTATTTATATTTTAATAATTTTATTAGCAGTTTTTTTAATTGTCCAACTTTTTATTTCTTCTTTAAGTTATAAGAAAAGTTCTAAATTTACTTTTTTAGTTTCTCAAGAATTGAGAATGAAGTTAGGAATTCATATATATAAACTCTCTTTAGGTTCTTTAAAAGAAAAACATAGTTCTTATTATTCTTCTTGTTTACTTCAAGATGTTAGAATTTTTGAAAATTTCTTTTCTCATAGTATTCCAAATATTATAAGTGGAGTTTTTTCAGTTTTTTTTATCTTGATCTTTTTATATTTCTTAGATTATAGATTAGCTTTTATCTTAACTTTAGGAATATTTTTAATAGTACCTTTTATATATTTTGCAAATTTAATAGTTATGTATTTTGGAAAAAAACATATAGAAGCTAAAGAAGAAATGTCCCGACATTTTTTAGAGTATTGTGAAGGAATGAAATATTTAAAAAGTTTTAATTATATACATAAAAAATATATAGATTTAGAAAAAATATTAAAAGATTTTAAATCAAAATCTTTTAAACTAGAAATGTTCCCTGGACCTTTGATTTTATTATCTTTTATTTTTTGTGAGTTGGCATTTTTATTTATGATATTGTATGCTTTAAAGTATTTTGAGGATAAGACATTAAGTATAACTTTTTTAATGTCTTTTTTGATAATAGGATATAGATTACTTGAACCGATAAAAGTCTTTTTAGTAGATTTTTTAGAATTAAAGTATATGAATAATGCAATTATTAGAATTAAAGAACTTTTAGAGTTACAGACAATTAAAGTTAGGAAGTCAAATAAAGAAATAAAGAATTATGAAATAAGTTTTGAGAATGTATCTTTTTCCTATAAAAATAAAGAAGTTTTAAAGAATATAAGTTTAACTTTTCCTTGTAATAATATAAGTGCTTTAGTTGGATTAAGTGGTGAAGGTAAAACTACAATATTAAGTCTTATTGCAAGATTTTGGGATATAGATAAAGGAGAGATTAAAATAGGAGGTAAAAATATAAAAGAAATTCCTTTAGAAAGTTTATATTCAAGTATAAGTCAAGTTTTTCAAGAAGTATATTTATTTGATGATACTATTTATAATAATATTAAAATAGCAAAAGAAAATGCGACTGAAAAAGAAATCGTAGAAGCATGCAAAAAAGCAAATTGTTTACAGTTTATTGAAAAACTAGAAAAAGGTTTTGAAACAAAAGTAGGAGAGAAGGGAGTAAATTTAAGTGGTGGGGAAAAACAAAGAATAAGTATTGCCCGAGCTTTCTTAAAAGATGCACCTATTTTACTTTTAGATGAAGCAACATCTTCTCTTGATAGTATAAATGAGTATTTTATTCAGGAATCTATTTATAAATTAACTAAAAATAAAACAGTAATTATAATAGCACATAAACTAAAAATATTAAAAGGTATAGAAAATATATATGTATTACATAATAAAGAACTTGTACAAAGAGGAAGTTTTGAAGTTTTATCTAAAAGTGAAGGCTTATTTAAAGAACTATTATCTTATCAAGATAGAAGCCTAAATTGGGAAATAAGTTAATATCTTAATTACAAAGTGCAATATTTTTATATAGGCTAAAATTTTTTAGATATTATTCTTTTATGAATTTGACAACACAACAAAAAGAGATAATACAAGCAGTAAAAAAGTATAGAAATATAAAAATAAATGCCTTTGCAGGAACAGGTAAAACAACTACATTAAAAGAGGTTGCAAATACCTATAAAGAGCAAAAAATTTTATATCTTGCTTTTAATACTGCAATAAAAAATGAAGCAAGTACAATTTTCCCTAATAATACTTATGTTAAAACAACCCATAGTTTAGCCTATGCAGTAATAAAAAAATATACTCAAATAGATTTGAATTCTTTAGTAAATTATAGAGCAATAGATATTTCAAAAGAGTTTGAAATACCATATACTCAAGCAATCTCAGCTTTAAAAATATTTGAAAATTTTTGTAATAATACTCAAGATGAAATTTCTAAAGATGATATAGAACATAAAACTGCAAAAAAGATTTTTGATTATATGCTTATTGGTATGTTAAAACCAAGTCATAGCTTTTATTTAAAGTATTATTATCTACTTCTTTCAAAAGAACAAATACCTCAATACTCCCATGATATTATAATGCTTGATGAAGCTCAAGATACAAATGAAGTAACCCTTGGTATTTTTGAAGCTTTAAATTCAAAGGTTAAAATCTATGTAGGAGATAAGCACCAGCAAATTTACTCTTTTAGAGGAAGTAAAAATGCCCTCGATAAAATAGCTTGTGATAAAGAACTTTATTTATCTACAAGTTTTAGATTCAATGAAGATATTGCAAACTATGCAAATATTTTATTGAAAAACTTTAAAAATGAAGAGATAGAAATACAATCTTTAAATAATAAAACTAAAGTTGAAACAAGTTCTTATATCTCTAGAACAAATGCTCAGCTTATTTCAATTATTTCTAAAAGAATAGAACAAAGAAAACCTTTTGTTACAGTAAGAAAGCCAGATGAAATATTTTTATTAAGTATAGAGCTTTATTATTTACTTAACAATGAAGCAGATCAAATAAAAAGAAATATTTTTTTAAAAGACTTTAAAGACGAAGATGAGGTTTCTTCCTATGCTAAAGAAGTTGAAGATTTTGAATTAAAAACAGCCTTAAAGGTGGTAAAAGAGTACCAAGAAAAAATAT includes:
- a CDS encoding ABC transporter ATP-binding protein, yielding MFFLILGVAYLKPVLAISTLANSIFITYEAVNEIDNILEEEEKLKDTEKKEDFENYNIEYENVSFAYGEKKVLENINLKLNQGEITAFVGLSGAGKSTCAELLARFYELKEGSIKIGNTDIKEVSYSFLMNKISFVFQDNFMFSDTIFENIAMGKEFSLEEVIKAAKLAQAHGFISKLKDGYETIYSKSIALSGGQIQRIQLARVFLKDSPIIILDEATSFFDAKNEYKIQKALTELVKNKTVLLIAHKLSSIQNVHKIVVFNETKVESIGTHEDLIKNSNIYKLMWESYIKTKNFGLKGEY
- a CDS encoding ABC transporter ATP-binding protein — its product is MNFIKNILFVIGDLKKEFFKVLSFHLIHSFLISSSSGILVAVLWELLKPTPDKKFIYILIILLAVFLIVQLFISSLSYKKSSKFTFLVSQELRMKLGIHIYKLSLGSLKEKHSSYYSSCLLQDVRIFENFFSHSIPNIISGVFSVFFILIFLYFLDYRLAFILTLGIFLIVPFIYFANLIVMYFGKKHIEAKEEMSRHFLEYCEGMKYLKSFNYIHKKYIDLEKILKDFKSKSFKLEMFPGPLILLSFIFCELAFLFMILYALKYFEDKTLSITFLMSFLIIGYRLLEPIKVFLVDFLELKYMNNAIIRIKELLELQTIKVRKSNKEIKNYEISFENVSFSYKNKEVLKNISLTFPCNNISALVGLSGEGKTTILSLIARFWDIDKGEIKIGGKNIKEIPLESLYSSISQVFQEVYLFDDTIYNNIKIAKENATEKEIVEACKKANCLQFIEKLEKGFETKVGEKGVNLSGGEKQRISIARAFLKDAPILLLDEATSSLDSINEYFIQESIYKLTKNKTVIIIAHKLKILKGIENIYVLHNKELVQRGSFEVLSKSEGLFKELLSYQDRSLNWEIS
- a CDS encoding UvrD-helicase domain-containing protein, translating into MNLTTQQKEIIQAVKKYRNIKINAFAGTGKTTTLKEVANTYKEQKILYLAFNTAIKNEASTIFPNNTYVKTTHSLAYAVIKKYTQIDLNSLVNYRAIDISKEFEIPYTQAISALKIFENFCNNTQDEISKDDIEHKTAKKIFDYMLIGMLKPSHSFYLKYYYLLLSKEQIPQYSHDIIMLDEAQDTNEVTLGIFEALNSKVKIYVGDKHQQIYSFRGSKNALDKIACDKELYLSTSFRFNEDIANYANILLKNFKNEEIEIQSLNNKTKVETSSYISRTNAQLISIISKRIEQRKPFVTVRKPDEIFLLSIELYYLLNNEADQIKRNIFLKDFKDEDEVSSYAKEVEDFELKTALKVVKEYQEKIFEFKEIAIKFYKAWENRQSNNFDKRLDEILFLTTAHTAKGLEWDKVIVADDFPNFADLIFDLGFSSLKEYQKNLPKLSNQELIDEFNLFYVSLTRARKVLVKDSENFHYLMSSKLNQLIDKKIAESKDNFEKDDKKQVVSKMSKEELEEIKEQKNLEKGKAKKSGLKWSLEDKIKLKSMFKKDITINQISSKLERSSTAIIGELFKSETIKKEEQITLLKLIKANKKARKSVL